A region from the Muribaculum gordoncarteri genome encodes:
- a CDS encoding TonB-dependent receptor domain-containing protein has translation MMQLRKIKVLTFFFLSFVCSQTTVYGQMISGKIIDAEQLPIDGATIILQAMDSTYIAASISNTDGIFVFNSQQEEYRLIIQHILYETKQMAGKGNDVGTIQLQPKDYALDEIIIKAERPFVKVKNGLLGYNLAVLTQNQLVNNAYEALTKIPGVQEERGILTLAGAGKLTIILNGKPTTMDAGQLETILRNTPVNRVEKVEVMYSAPPEYHVRGAAINVVLKRSNDYSFQGEISADYKNQYFNDGGMNGNFRLSTPKMAFDVMYGVNNVKKMEYIDLDSKHTLKEELHSITQNEQLRSKYWKHDLRAAFEYNFNDKNNINIAYTGSYTPDQYNNSRTSGNYQTGNVDKYIDNQMHNVTLQYHSGFGLEIGGDYTYYTSNNNQCLHTDYQNGNQSSFSMVGGQKIDRYSIYVDGKHSLSKGWNLGYGVSYRFAKDLDFQTYDKVTGDIQTQNTYSNLREQTASFYVSLSKNYATGTSLSVSATGEYYTIGNYHKWAVFPQASLTYFKTPEHLFQLSLSTDKTYPSYWDMQSSVSYLNGYTELWGTPNLKPMTNYNLNGSYIFMKKYIFSLFFTHTSDYFTQAAYQSTDRLALIYKNTNWNYMQLWGANIIVPFKAGNWLDSRFSLVGMQMHQRCDDFFDIPFNRRKWVFSGTLDNTFKVNKNLSFELIGNVQTPVIQGTFDIESIFNLTAGLKWNFANDKLSLSARCNDIFDTGMPATKVRFKGQHLDMNSGFYSRSFTLHFSYCFGGYKKKEIKGIDTSRFRY, from the coding sequence ATGATGCAGTTACGCAAAATTAAAGTACTTACATTTTTCTTCCTATCGTTCGTTTGCTCCCAAACGACTGTTTATGGGCAAATGATTAGCGGTAAAATAATAGATGCCGAACAACTACCGATAGACGGAGCGACTATTATTCTGCAAGCGATGGATTCGACCTATATAGCCGCATCCATCTCTAATACTGACGGTATATTCGTTTTTAATAGCCAACAGGAAGAATACCGTTTGATAATACAACACATTTTATATGAAACCAAACAAATGGCAGGTAAGGGAAATGATGTCGGAACTATTCAACTTCAACCTAAAGACTATGCTTTGGATGAAATTATTATAAAGGCAGAACGTCCTTTTGTTAAAGTGAAGAATGGACTTTTAGGGTATAATCTTGCTGTCCTTACCCAAAATCAACTTGTAAACAATGCTTATGAAGCATTGACAAAGATACCGGGAGTACAAGAAGAGAGAGGAATACTGACTTTGGCAGGAGCCGGGAAACTGACGATTATTCTAAATGGCAAACCAACAACAATGGATGCCGGACAACTTGAAACGATTTTGCGCAATACTCCGGTTAATCGTGTGGAAAAAGTGGAAGTGATGTACAGTGCGCCTCCTGAATATCATGTACGGGGCGCGGCTATTAATGTTGTTTTAAAGCGTTCAAACGACTACTCTTTTCAGGGTGAGATAAGTGCTGACTATAAAAACCAATACTTCAATGACGGGGGAATGAACGGGAACTTTCGGTTGTCAACTCCTAAAATGGCTTTTGATGTAATGTATGGAGTAAATAACGTAAAAAAAATGGAGTACATAGACCTTGATTCCAAGCATACGCTAAAAGAAGAACTCCATTCTATCACACAAAATGAACAGTTGCGCAGCAAGTATTGGAAGCATGACCTTAGAGCCGCTTTTGAATATAATTTCAACGATAAAAACAATATCAATATTGCCTACACAGGTAGTTATACCCCTGACCAATATAATAACAGCCGGACATCAGGCAATTACCAAACCGGTAATGTTGATAAATATATTGACAATCAAATGCACAATGTCACATTGCAATATCATTCAGGATTCGGTCTTGAAATAGGAGGTGACTATACCTATTATACTTCCAATAATAATCAATGTTTACATACTGATTATCAAAATGGAAATCAGAGTAGTTTCTCTATGGTTGGCGGACAAAAGATAGACCGCTATTCTATTTATGTAGACGGGAAACACTCTTTATCCAAAGGATGGAATTTGGGTTATGGAGTTTCCTATCGATTTGCCAAAGATCTTGATTTCCAAACTTACGATAAAGTGACAGGTGACATTCAAACACAAAATACATATTCCAATCTGAGAGAACAAACTGCCAGTTTTTATGTGTCGTTGAGCAAAAACTATGCAACAGGTACATCTTTATCCGTTTCTGCTACAGGAGAGTATTATACGATTGGCAATTATCATAAATGGGCAGTCTTTCCACAAGCATCATTGACCTATTTTAAAACACCGGAACATCTGTTTCAATTGTCATTATCTACGGATAAAACCTATCCAAGTTATTGGGATATGCAGTCTTCCGTCAGTTATCTTAATGGATATACAGAATTGTGGGGTACACCGAATTTGAAGCCGATGACGAATTATAATCTGAATGGAAGTTATATCTTCATGAAGAAGTATATTTTCAGTCTGTTTTTCACGCATACATCGGATTATTTCACACAAGCCGCCTATCAATCTACCGACAGGCTGGCACTGATCTATAAAAATACAAACTGGAACTATATGCAGCTATGGGGAGCAAATATCATAGTACCCTTTAAAGCAGGAAACTGGCTGGATTCCCGATTCTCCTTAGTCGGAATGCAAATGCACCAACGCTGTGATGATTTTTTCGACATTCCTTTCAATCGGAGGAAATGGGTATTTAGCGGCACATTGGATAACACGTTTAAAGTAAACAAGAATTTATCTTTCGAGTTGATAGGGAATGTACAGACTCCTGTCATACAAGGGACATTTGATATAGAATCTATTTTTAATCTCACTGCCGGATTAAAATGGAATTTTGCAAATGACAAATTGAGTTTATCAGCCCGTTGCAATGACATATTTGATACAGGAATGCCTGCAACAAAAGTCCGCTTTAAGGGGCAACACTTGGATATGAACAGCGGATTTTATTCACGTTCATTTACTTTGCATTTCAGTTATTGTTTTGGCGGATATAAGAAAAAGGAGATAAAAGGAATAGATACATCAAGATTCAGATACTAA
- a CDS encoding Crp/Fnr family transcriptional regulator, protein MDKFNLYIDKIDLNFWRELCTKEGKLRSYKKGEYFLHRGETTKCVWGFIKHGYFKYSVIDSEGNIHITGFSFCDTPIGDYSSLVMNTPVAADIIAAKDSEVYVCNRNIVDELFEKEPKLHSAISDGFFIQAYDSFLNMYRLSAKEHYIHLLRCCPDILQNITLKELASYLQITPTYLSRIRKEITFGEK, encoded by the coding sequence ATGGATAAATTCAATCTCTATATAGATAAAATTGATTTGAACTTTTGGCGCGAACTATGCACCAAAGAGGGTAAGTTACGCTCATACAAAAAAGGTGAATATTTTCTTCATCGTGGAGAAACCACAAAATGTGTATGGGGATTCATTAAACACGGATATTTCAAGTATTCTGTGATAGACTCAGAGGGTAATATTCATATTACCGGATTTTCATTTTGTGATACTCCGATAGGTGATTATTCAAGTCTGGTGATGAATACTCCTGTTGCAGCAGATATTATAGCGGCAAAGGATTCTGAAGTTTATGTATGTAACCGAAACATTGTGGATGAACTATTCGAGAAAGAACCTAAGCTGCATAGTGCTATATCGGACGGATTTTTCATTCAGGCATACGATAGTTTTCTGAATATGTATCGTCTGTCTGCAAAGGAACATTATATCCATTTATTAAGGTGTTGCCCTGATATACTGCAAAACATCACACTTAAAGAATTGGCATCTTATCTGCAAATAACGCCAACATATCTTAGCCGTATTCGCAAGGAGATTACTTTTGGAGAGAAATAG